A genomic window from Candidatus Denitrolinea symbiosum includes:
- a CDS encoding phosphate ABC transporter substrate-binding protein, translating into MRKLTLCLFSLLTIASLALGACGPAGGSASSSGPEAGASDPGALSGTISVSGAFALYPMMTVWAEEFSRLHPGVQFDVQGGGAGKGMTDAIAGAVDIGMISRSIKPEEEAQGIFWVSVTKDAVFPIISEKNPVADGVMAKGITQEVFNKIYVTGEITTWGQVIGDPSVTDEIHVFTRSDAAGAAEQWAKYSGGKAQEDLLGVGVNGEPPMVDTVMKDPLGIGYGNLNSIFDLSGGGLVPGILIPPIDINGNGQADADETYTVKEDAFGAVATGKYPSPPARFENLATKGKPTGLVLAFIQWILTDGQQYLEAAGYVPLTAEQQAESLAKLK; encoded by the coding sequence ATGCGTAAATTGACTCTCTGCCTCTTTTCCCTGTTGACGATTGCCTCGCTCGCCCTGGGCGCCTGCGGCCCGGCTGGGGGATCCGCCTCCTCGTCCGGACCTGAGGCGGGCGCGTCGGACCCGGGCGCTCTCTCCGGGACGATTTCCGTCTCCGGCGCGTTCGCGCTCTATCCCATGATGACCGTCTGGGCGGAGGAATTTTCCAGGCTTCATCCGGGCGTTCAGTTCGACGTGCAGGGCGGCGGCGCGGGCAAGGGCATGACCGACGCCATCGCCGGCGCGGTGGACATCGGCATGATCTCGCGTAGCATCAAGCCGGAAGAGGAGGCGCAGGGCATCTTCTGGGTCTCGGTGACGAAGGACGCGGTCTTCCCGATCATCAGCGAGAAGAATCCCGTTGCCGATGGGGTCATGGCGAAAGGCATCACGCAGGAAGTCTTCAACAAGATTTACGTCACCGGCGAGATCACCACCTGGGGACAGGTGATCGGCGATCCGTCCGTCACCGACGAGATCCACGTCTTCACTCGCTCCGACGCGGCCGGCGCGGCCGAACAGTGGGCCAAATACTCCGGCGGCAAGGCGCAGGAAGACCTGCTGGGTGTGGGCGTGAACGGCGAGCCTCCGATGGTGGACACGGTGATGAAAGACCCGCTGGGTATCGGCTACGGCAACCTGAACAGCATCTTCGACCTGAGCGGCGGCGGACTGGTCCCGGGCATCCTCATCCCGCCGATTGACATCAACGGCAACGGTCAGGCCGACGCGGACGAAACCTACACGGTCAAGGAAGACGCGTTCGGCGCGGTAGCGACCGGCAAATATCCCTCCCCGCCGGCGCGCTTCGAGAACCTCGCCACCAAGGGCAAGCCGACGGGACTCGTCCTCGCCTTCATCCAATGGATTCTGACCGACGGTCAGCAATATCTTGAAGCCGCGGGCTACGTCCCGCTCACCGCGGAGCAGCAGGCCGAGTCGCTGGCAAAGTTGAAATGA
- a CDS encoding phosphate ABC transporter ATP-binding protein, with the protein MDAHIQVNNLNAFYGKQQALKEINIEIPRRQVTVIMGPSGCGKTTLLKTFNRFFELTENARLTGEVRVDGQNIYDRDVDVTEVRKTVGLLAQRPSPLPMSIYDNVTYGMRLHKMKKDRKEYKAAARHYLEIAGLYEEVKKRMHDPATSLSIGQQQRLCLARGLAVEPEIILGDEPTSALDPISSQNIEARLLELKQQYTTVIVTHTLRQARRLADYIIYMYMGEVIESGPAKEVFSNPRHERTKQYLEGLF; encoded by the coding sequence ATGGACGCTCATATTCAAGTCAACAATCTCAACGCCTTTTACGGCAAACAGCAGGCGTTGAAGGAGATCAACATCGAAATCCCCCGGAGGCAGGTGACGGTCATCATGGGACCGTCTGGATGCGGCAAGACCACCCTGCTCAAGACCTTCAACCGCTTCTTCGAACTGACCGAGAACGCGCGCCTCACCGGCGAAGTGCGGGTGGACGGACAGAACATCTACGACCGCGATGTGGACGTGACCGAAGTCCGCAAGACGGTGGGATTGCTGGCGCAGCGTCCCTCGCCTTTGCCGATGTCCATCTACGATAATGTGACCTATGGAATGCGCCTGCACAAAATGAAGAAAGACCGCAAGGAATACAAGGCGGCGGCGCGGCATTACCTGGAGATCGCGGGATTGTACGAGGAAGTGAAAAAGCGGATGCACGACCCCGCGACCTCCCTCTCCATCGGACAGCAGCAGCGTCTCTGCCTGGCGCGCGGGCTGGCGGTGGAGCCGGAGATCATCCTCGGCGACGAACCGACCTCCGCGCTCGACCCGATCTCCTCGCAGAACATCGAGGCGCGCCTGCTGGAACTGAAGCAGCAATATACCACCGTCATCGTGACGCATACGTTGCGGCAAGCCAGACGCCTGGCGGATTATATAATCTATATGTATATGGGCGAAGTGATCGAATCCGGCCCGGCGAAAGAGGTCTTCTCCAACCCCCGGCACGAGCGGACGAAGCAATATCTGGAGGGACTATTCTAG
- a CDS encoding Kef-type K+ transport system: MEFQISHIISNTPASSAETSSLLPLLLALAILVGSAKLAGALSVKLGQPAVLGELLAGLILGPTVIDIFHLPFLEDPSGLTQHTVFQLSQLGVIFLMFSAGLEVELSDLRKSGRPAFLAGLFGMLLPIILTAFAALPFEASINSSILLGIVLAATSVSISVQTLVELGRLRTPEGMALLGAAVVDDVLVLLGLSIFVSLFAGGGDSSLTVVILRMALTLAASGAIGYFILPKLADWSSALPVSQGMMALVIVAALMFAWSAEFVGGIAAITGAFIAGVGLGQTHWREEIARDLQTMNYAFFVPLFLVGVGLQANVRNLDFGILPLGLTLVAIAVASKILGCGLGARLGGFTNRQSLRVGVGMISRGEVGLIVAGVGEGLGLLTEQEFTVIVLVVLITTFITPPLLRWAFGGEKS; the protein is encoded by the coding sequence ATGGAATTCCAGATCTCGCATATCATCTCGAACACCCCCGCCTCCAGCGCGGAGACTTCCAGCCTCCTGCCGCTGCTGCTGGCGTTGGCGATCCTGGTGGGCAGCGCGAAACTGGCCGGCGCGCTATCCGTCAAACTGGGACAGCCGGCAGTCCTGGGCGAACTCCTGGCCGGGCTGATCCTCGGTCCCACCGTAATAGACATCTTCCATCTTCCTTTCCTGGAAGACCCTTCCGGCCTCACCCAACACACAGTTTTTCAACTTTCCCAACTGGGCGTGATCTTTCTGATGTTCTCCGCGGGGCTGGAAGTGGAACTCAGCGACCTGCGAAAAAGCGGACGGCCCGCGTTTCTGGCCGGCCTGTTCGGCATGTTGCTGCCGATCATACTGACCGCCTTCGCCGCATTGCCGTTCGAGGCATCCATCAATTCATCCATCCTTTTGGGAATCGTCCTCGCCGCGACCAGCGTGAGCATCTCCGTGCAGACGCTGGTCGAGCTGGGACGCCTGCGCACTCCTGAGGGAATGGCCCTGCTGGGCGCGGCCGTGGTGGACGACGTGCTGGTCCTTTTGGGATTGTCAATTTTCGTCAGCCTCTTTGCCGGCGGAGGCGATAGCAGCCTGACCGTCGTCATCCTTCGCATGGCGCTCACCCTCGCGGCCTCCGGCGCGATCGGGTATTTCATCCTGCCCAAACTCGCGGACTGGAGCAGCGCTCTGCCGGTCAGCCAGGGCATGATGGCGCTGGTCATCGTCGCGGCTCTCATGTTCGCGTGGAGCGCGGAATTTGTGGGCGGCATCGCCGCGATCACCGGAGCCTTCATCGCCGGCGTGGGACTGGGGCAGACGCATTGGCGCGAGGAGATCGCGCGCGACCTCCAGACCATGAACTACGCCTTCTTCGTCCCGCTCTTCCTCGTGGGAGTCGGACTGCAGGCCAACGTGCGGAATCTCGACTTCGGCATCCTGCCGCTCGGACTGACGCTGGTCGCGATCGCGGTCGCGTCGAAGATCCTCGGCTGCGGACTGGGCGCGCGGCTGGGCGGCTTCACCAACCGCCAGTCGCTGCGCGTGGGCGTGGGCATGATCTCGCGCGGCGAGGTCGGTCTGATCGTTGCCGGCGTGGGAGAGGGACTGGGACTGCTCACCGAACAGGAATTTACCGTGATCGTTCTCGTCGTGCTGATCACGACATTCATCACCCCACCCCTGCTGCGGTGGGCATTTGGAGGCGAAAAGTCATGA
- a CDS encoding phosphate ABC transporter permease PtsA: protein MNMKKNRFERRHLTEALMKALMRGSFVIVAGALGLILWTVIARGLPSLSWSMVSQVPKGGYYMGKEGGILNAIIGSAYLASGGTLLAVLLSLPIALYLKTYLGESKWGGYVRLSLDVLWGIPSIVYGAFGFALMILFGMRASLLAGIVVLALVELPIMTRAMDEVIRRMPADLEQAALALGSTKLEVALSVVTRQMLPGIVTAILLAFGRGIGDAASVLFTAGYTDRIPTSLMRPTASLPLAVFFQLGSPYAEVRERGYAAALILTIIVLAVSFGARFLSGRLNRYTVK from the coding sequence ATGAACATGAAGAAAAACCGCTTCGAGCGGCGGCATCTCACGGAAGCGCTGATGAAGGCGCTGATGCGCGGCTCTTTCGTGATCGTGGCCGGCGCGCTCGGCCTGATCCTGTGGACGGTGATCGCGCGCGGCCTTCCGTCCCTTTCGTGGAGCATGGTCTCGCAAGTCCCCAAAGGCGGATATTACATGGGCAAGGAGGGCGGCATCCTGAACGCCATCATCGGTTCGGCCTACCTTGCCTCGGGCGGGACGCTGCTGGCCGTCCTTCTCAGCCTGCCGATCGCCCTCTATCTCAAAACGTATCTCGGCGAGTCCAAATGGGGCGGGTACGTGCGCCTTTCGCTGGATGTGCTGTGGGGGATTCCGTCCATCGTCTACGGCGCATTCGGTTTCGCGTTGATGATCCTGTTCGGGATGCGCGCCTCCCTGCTGGCGGGAATCGTCGTGCTGGCGCTGGTGGAACTTCCCATTATGACCCGCGCCATGGACGAGGTCATCCGCCGCATGCCCGCCGACCTGGAGCAGGCCGCGCTGGCCTTGGGTTCGACCAAACTCGAAGTGGCCTTGAGCGTGGTGACGCGTCAGATGCTGCCCGGAATCGTCACCGCCATTTTGCTGGCGTTCGGACGCGGCATTGGCGACGCGGCCTCGGTCCTATTCACTGCGGGCTACACGGACCGCATCCCCACCTCGTTGATGCGTCCCACCGCGTCGCTGCCGCTGGCGGTCTTCTTCCAACTCGGCTCCCCCTACGCCGAAGTCCGCGAGCGCGGATACGCCGCGGCGTTAATTTTGACGATCATCGTGCTGGCGGTCAGCTTCGGGGCGCGGTTCCTGTCTGGCCGCCTCAACCGCTACACGGTCAAGTAG
- a CDS encoding cysteine synthase A — MNIARNVTELIGNTPLVRLNRVTAGARAEVAAKLEFFNPAHSVKDRIGLSMIEAAEQAGRITKDTVIVEPTSGNTGIALAMVAASRGYKLVLTMPETMSRERRMLLRAYGAELVLTPGPDGMAGAIRKAEEIAASDPGKYFLPQQFKNPANPEVHRRTTAEEIWRDTDGKVDFLVSGVGTGGTITGVGEVIKARKPSFQAVAVEPEGSPVLSGGTKGPHLIQGLGAGFVPETLNTEIYDEIIRVTNESAFEMARRMAREEGLLVGISSGAATWAALQVANRAGNAGKLIVVIIPSFGERYLSTPLYADLADAPSAA; from the coding sequence ATGAACATTGCCAGGAACGTCACAGAATTGATCGGCAACACGCCCCTCGTCCGCCTGAACCGCGTCACCGCAGGCGCGCGGGCCGAGGTGGCCGCGAAACTCGAATTTTTCAACCCCGCGCACAGCGTCAAGGACCGCATCGGGCTCTCGATGATCGAAGCCGCGGAGCAGGCGGGCAGGATCACAAAAGACACGGTCATCGTCGAACCGACCAGCGGCAACACCGGCATCGCGCTGGCGATGGTCGCCGCCTCGCGCGGATACAAACTGGTCCTGACCATGCCCGAGACGATGAGCAGGGAACGGCGGATGCTGCTGCGCGCCTACGGGGCGGAACTCGTCCTCACGCCCGGCCCGGACGGGATGGCGGGCGCGATCCGCAAGGCGGAGGAGATCGCCGCCTCCGACCCGGGGAAGTATTTCCTGCCGCAGCAGTTCAAGAATCCCGCCAACCCCGAAGTCCATCGGCGGACGACCGCCGAGGAGATCTGGCGCGACACCGACGGCAAAGTGGACTTCCTCGTCTCCGGCGTCGGCACGGGCGGGACGATCACCGGCGTGGGCGAGGTCATCAAGGCGCGTAAGCCGTCCTTCCAGGCCGTGGCTGTCGAACCCGAGGGTTCCCCCGTCCTTTCGGGCGGGACGAAGGGCCCGCATCTCATCCAGGGACTCGGCGCGGGATTTGTTCCAGAGACGCTCAACACCGAAATCTACGACGAGATCATCCGCGTGACAAACGAATCTGCCTTCGAGATGGCGCGCCGCATGGCTCGTGAAGAGGGGCTGCTCGTGGGCATCTCCTCCGGCGCGGCGACGTGGGCAGCGTTGCAGGTGGCGAACCGCGCCGGGAACGCGGGCAAATTGATCGTCGTGATCATCCCCTCCTTCGGCGAGCGTTACCTGTCCACCCCGCTTTACGCCGACCTGGCGGACGCGCCGTCCGCCGCGTGA
- a CDS encoding DNA-binding transcriptional regulator, IscR family, giving the protein MRLSKRGEYGLRAMIRLAEPSADGSSPAMVQIKEISERENISSKFLEQILLTLKNAGLLHSKMGLGGGYYLAKPPGEITLGQIFRTLDGPLAPVKCVSQMAYEPCGCPDEQTCGLRLVMLDVRNAIANILDNTSLADVAARQDAVRRQLGL; this is encoded by the coding sequence ATGCGACTGTCCAAACGCGGCGAATACGGTTTACGAGCCATGATCAGGCTGGCGGAGCCTTCCGCAGACGGCTCCTCCCCGGCCATGGTGCAGATCAAAGAGATCTCCGAACGGGAAAATATCTCGTCCAAATTCCTCGAGCAGATCCTGCTCACGCTCAAAAACGCCGGGCTGCTCCACAGCAAGATGGGTCTCGGCGGCGGATATTATCTCGCCAAACCGCCCGGCGAGATCACCCTCGGTCAAATCTTCCGCACGCTCGACGGCCCGCTGGCCCCGGTCAAATGCGTCAGCCAGATGGCCTACGAACCGTGCGGCTGTCCCGACGAGCAGACCTGCGGCCTGCGCCTGGTGATGCTCGACGTCCGCAACGCCATCGCCAACATCCTCGACAATACCAGTCTGGCGGACGTCGCCGCCCGGCAGGACGCCGTCCGCAGGCAATTGGGACTGTGA
- a CDS encoding phosphate ABC transporter permease subunit PstC — translation MSLIRARTDSPFRAAAAARARKDENARRAFFVITLLPVALILVVSAALFVRAWPILSVYSPADLLFGKIWKPASGQFGFLPFILGTVWVTVVGLLLVVPPCILVSIYLSEYAHDRTRALAKPVLDLLAAIPPVVYGVWGLLAIVPFVDDVLAPLADRWLAAVPIFRVTQPTGFGILAGGIVLAVMIAPLIISVTFEVFLTVPNDLRHASLAVGATRWQTIRTIVLPKVMPGIVAAAALGTSRAFGETIAVLMVVGNVPNIPTSVFDTAYPLPALIANNYGEMMSIPLYDAALLGAALVLLAVVLVFNILSMLALQRMTRRT, via the coding sequence ATGAGTCTCATCCGCGCCCGAACCGATTCCCCTTTTAGAGCAGCCGCGGCCGCCCGCGCCCGCAAGGACGAGAACGCCCGCCGCGCGTTTTTCGTCATCACGCTCCTGCCGGTGGCGCTCATTCTCGTCGTCTCGGCGGCGCTGTTCGTACGCGCCTGGCCCATCCTCAGCGTCTACAGCCCCGCCGATCTCTTGTTTGGCAAAATCTGGAAACCCGCCAGCGGACAGTTTGGCTTCCTGCCTTTCATCCTCGGCACGGTCTGGGTCACCGTCGTCGGACTCCTGCTGGTCGTCCCGCCGTGCATCCTCGTCTCCATTTACCTTTCGGAATACGCGCACGACCGCACCCGCGCCCTCGCCAAACCCGTCCTGGACCTGCTGGCCGCCATCCCGCCCGTCGTCTACGGCGTGTGGGGACTGCTCGCCATCGTCCCGTTCGTGGACGATGTGTTGGCGCCTCTCGCGGACCGTTGGCTGGCCGCGGTCCCGATCTTCCGCGTCACCCAGCCGACGGGATTCGGAATCCTGGCGGGCGGGATCGTCCTGGCGGTGATGATCGCGCCGCTCATCATCTCGGTCACGTTCGAAGTGTTTCTAACCGTCCCAAACGACCTGCGTCACGCCTCGCTCGCCGTGGGCGCGACCCGATGGCAGACCATCCGCACCATTGTCCTGCCCAAAGTCATGCCGGGCATCGTCGCCGCGGCAGCGCTGGGGACTTCGCGCGCCTTCGGCGAGACCATCGCCGTGTTGATGGTGGTGGGGAACGTGCCGAACATCCCGACCTCGGTCTTCGATACCGCCTATCCGCTCCCCGCGCTGATCGCCAACAACTACGGCGAGATGATGTCCATCCCGCTGTACGACGCGGCCCTGCTCGGCGCGGCGCTGGTTTTGCTGGCGGTCGTCCTGGTCTTTAACATTTTGTCCATGCTGGCGCTCCAGAGAATGACGAGGCGAACATGA